The DNA region GATCAACTCTATTTTTAAAAACTTCTGACAACTCCTCATAGGCTCTTGGAGTTTTTTCTCCAGAAATATTTGCACTTGTTGTAGGAAGTAATCCCCCAGCAGCTCTAATTATTTTTAAAGCTATATCTAAATCTGGCATTCTTATTCCAACAGTATCTCCTTCTGCTGTCATAATATCTGGAACCCATTCTCTCTTTTTTAGTATAATTGTAAGTCCACCTGGCCAGAAATTTTTTATCAATTTATCTATAGCCTCTCTATTTTTATCCTCTATATAAGCTATTTCTTCTATCTTATCTATATCACTTACAAGAACAATAAGAGGTGATTTAAAACTTCTCTCCTTGGCTCTATATATTTTTTTTATAGTTTCTTCCGAAGAAATTATTCCACCTACTCCATAGACAGTATCTGTTGGATAAACTATCAATTTTCCATCTTTTAGTGATTTTTCTATAGCTAAAAGATCTATATTTTCTAAATTATATATCTTTTTCATACTTTACACCTTATTTCTAAACTCTTTCTAATTCTATCACATCTAATTAAAAAAAGCTAGCAAAATACTAGCTTTTTTCTAATTTAATTAATTTTCCATTATTAATTTTCTTTCAAATAACTCAGATACTGATTGGTTATTTACAATTCTTCTGATAGCTTCAGCAAAAATTTCATCTACAGATAAAACAGTTATTTTATCTAATTTCTTTCTTTCTGGTAAAGCTATCGAGTCAGTTATAATAACTTCTTTTAATGGAGCTACAGCAAGTCTTTCGATTGCTGGATCTGAGAATACTGCGTGTGTACAACAAGCATAAGCCTCTTTTGCTCCTCTTTCAATGATAGCAGCTGCTCCATTTGTTATTGTTCCAGCTGTATCTATCATATCATCTATAAATATAGCAGTTTTTCCTTGAACTTCTCCGATTAAGTTCATTACTTCTGACATATTTGGTTTTGGTCTTCTCTTATCGATGATAGCTATTTTACAATCTAGCCACTCAGCTAATTTTCTAGCTCTCTTTACTCCACCGATATCTGGAGAAACTACTACTACATCATCTCCATATAATCCTTTTTTCATGAAGTATCTTACCATTAAAGGTAATGCTTGCATGTGATCAACAGGGATATCAAAGAATCCTTGGATTTGGTCAGCATGTAAATCCATAGCTATTATTCTAGTAGCACCTGATTTTGTTAATAAGTTAGCTACTAATTTAGATGTAATTGGTTCTCTTGGATTAGATTTTCTATCTTGTCTAGCATATCCATAGTAAGGAATTATTACATTGATACTTTTTGCTGATGCTCTTTTTAATGCATCTACGAAAATTAATAACTCCATTAAGTTTTCGTTTACAGGTTCAGAAGTTGATTGTACTACGAATACATCTCTTCCTCTTACTGTTTCATCAATCTTAACGAATACCTCTCCATCTTTAAATCTAACTACTTCTGCTTTTCCTAAAGGTAGTCCATATTTCTCAGCTATCTTTTTAGCTAAGTCCTTGTTTGAAGTTCCAGCGAAAATTTTTACATTTTCTGAATTTATCATTTTTTATTTCCTCCAGTCGGTCTTAATAATTTGTTTACTTCTTGATACTGCTAATGAGTTACTAGGAACATCTTTTGTAATTACAGAACCTGCTCCTATAAGTGCCTTTTCTCCTATATTTACTGGTGCTACAAGCATACTGTCACTTCCTATAAAAGCGTCTTTACCTATTACAGTTTTAAACTTATTTACACCATCATAGTTACAAGTTATTGTTCCTGCTCCGATATTTGTATTTTCACCAACTTGTGCATCTCCTAAATATGTAAGATGACCAGCTTTTACTCCTTTTTCAAGAGTTGATTTTTTAACTTCCACGAAATTTCCAATGTGTACCTTTTCTTTTAGAAGAGATTTTGGTCTTATATGTGCAAATGGCCCCATAGTAACTCCATCTTCTAAGATACTCTCCTCTATTACTGAGCTTTCTACTCTGATATTATTCCCAAGTACACTATCTATTATTCTACTATTTCCTATAATTTCACAATTCTCTCCAATAACTGTTTTCCCTTGTAAAACTACACCTGGATATAGTACTGTATCTCTTCCTACCTTTACACTTTCCTCTACATACGTAGTTTCTGGATCAATTAGTATAACTCCCTCTTCCATCAGCTCTCTATTTTTTCTATCTCTCAATACTTTTCCAGCTTGAGCAAGCTCTACTTTCGAGTTAACCCCTAATATTTCCATTTTATCCTCTAGTATAAAACTTTGAACTTTTTTATTTTCAGAAACTTGAATACCAATTACATCTGTAAGATAGTACTCACCTTTTTCATTGTTATTATCTATTTTATCTAAAGCTTTAAAAAGTTCCTTTGAATTAAAGCAATACACTCCTGCATTTACCTCTTTTATTTTCTTGATCTCTTCACTAGCTTCTTTCTCTTCTACAATAGCCTTTACTAGTCCATCCTCTTTTACTATTCTTCCATATCCAAATGGATTTTCATAAATCGATGTCAATATTGTTGTTACAGCTCCACTCTCTTTATGATACTCATATAATGATTTTAGTGTACTCTCTCTAAGTAACGGAGTATCTCCACAAAGTATCATTACATCTCCATCATAACCTTCAAGTTTTTCCTTAGCTTGAATTACCGCATGACCAGTCCCTAACTGTTCTGTCTGTAAAACATAGTCGCAGTTCTCCCCAACAACTTTTAAAACTTCTTCTTTTTTATGCCCTAAGATTAGTATGTTCTCCTCTGGATTTAATCCCGATAAAGTATCTATAATCTTAGTTATCATCGGAATACCATTCACTTTATGAATTACTTTAGGCATATCTGATTTCATTCTAGTTCCTTTTCCAGCCGCTAGAATCAATGTTTTTAGTTTCATTAAAACTACACTCCTTTAAGTTATACTGTACATTCACAAAAAACATTTCATACGTGTTGAATTATACCATACTTATTCAACTATTTCAAGTTTAAGAAAAATCTTTTAAAAGTTTTTCGTAAGCTTCATTTATCTCTTTTAATTTATTTTCATGGTACTCTTTTTCTGAGTCACTTGCATTGCTGAATTTATCAGGGTGATGTTGTTTTACCAACTCTCTATAAGCCCTTTTTATCTCATCTTTTCCAGCAGTTTTACTCACTCCTAAAATTTCATAATATCTGCTTTTATCCTCAGCATAACCAAAAGGGTTATTCTCATAACCACCTTGACTCTGCCCGTTATAACTTCCTCCAGCTTGACGGAAAAAATCTTCAAAATTATTTGCATTAGTTCCATCATATCTATAATAATAAGTTCTTCTTGTTCTTTTTGGTTGATTTCTATTTCTTAGATAATTTATAAATATTATTAATAAAATTAACCAAAAGAAATTAACCGCAAACCATCCTAAAAATGCTACTAATAAAAATATTATAAAAAGTACAGGTATCATTCCAATGGCTCTATTAAAACCGAAAGAAATACCTATAACAAAAAACAATATCAATATAAAAGTCAACGAAATACTATAAATCATCTATTCTCCTTACATAAAATTTGAAGGGCTAAATAACCTTCTTTTCCAAACTCTTTTTTATTGTATTTATCTTTTCCCCTATTTTTTTATCCCTTGGATCTATTTCATAAGCTACTATATACTCTCTTAAAGCTCTCTCTAACAATCCCATTTTCTCATATTTTTCAGCAAAGTCTATATGAGCTTTATATATATCAAAATCTAAAAAAATAGCGAAGTCATAACTTGTTATTGCCTCCATTATTCTTCCAACTCTAGAATAAGCATTTCCTAATAAAAAATGTACAAACGCTACATCTGGATCTATATCTAAAGATTTTTCAAAGGCTTTTATAGCTTTTAAATACTCTTCATTTTCATAAAAAAGATGTCCTAAAAAAGCAAAGCCTTCTGCTTTATCATTTTTATACTCGATAACTTTTTTATAAACTTTAATCGCTTTTGAATAATCCCTCTTATGATATAAAATTATAGCTAGCTCTCTTAACAGATTTAAATCATTAGGATTTCCTAAAAGTAGTATCCTTATCTCTTCCTCTCTTTTTAATAACTTCTCTATATCAAGCTGATTAAAAATTTCTGTTTTTAATATATTTTTCTCCAATAATTTCAACCTCCTCACCAAAAGAGTTCCCTACCATATTATATCATAATTTTTTATTATATAAAGATTTTTTTATATGCTCACTATAAAAATAGAGATAAAGTTCTGCAATTAAAAATTACCTCTCTATCTCCATCTAAATAAAAAATATCAAGTACTAGAATGTATAAATTAATCCTGTTCCTAGTATATATATTACATCATTTTCAACTATTGGAGAATTTGATATCTCTCCTGAAAGCTTTGTTACTCCTGTAAATCCCATTATAGAAATATTATCATTAACTCTATAGTTACCCAATATTCCTACTCCTATTCTATGAGCTGATTTTCCATTGAAAGTATTTATAATTTTCTCTCCACTAGGTTTTCCTACCTCATTTGGATTAACTCCAAAATAGTAATCTACAAAGTTAGAGTCATAGAATACATAATTAATAGCTGGTACTACTGTCAAATTTGAAGTAATATGATAAGGTCTACTTATACTAAAATTAAAATGCCCTCCCTCTTCTCCATACTCTGCAGCTACTTTTGTTTGCAAATTATATATATTTGGATAGTAAGTTAATTCTATTCCCCCCATAAGATGAGTATCTCTATCCTCTATACCCTTATATCCATATTTCATATCACTATTTTTTACTTCAT from Candidatus Fusobacterium pullicola includes:
- a CDS encoding threonylcarbamoyl-AMP synthase, which produces MKKIYNLENIDLLAIEKSLKDGKLIVYPTDTVYGVGGIISSEETIKKIYRAKERSFKSPLIVLVSDIDKIEEIAYIEDKNREAIDKLIKNFWPGGLTIILKKREWVPDIMTAEGDTVGIRMPDLDIALKIIRAAGGLLPTTSANISGEKTPRAYEELSEVFKNRVDLLIDGGRSPLGTESTIIDMSNKPKILRLGAISIEDIEKVIGKI
- a CDS encoding ribose-phosphate diphosphokinase; this encodes MINSENVKIFAGTSNKDLAKKIAEKYGLPLGKAEVVRFKDGEVFVKIDETVRGRDVFVVQSTSEPVNENLMELLIFVDALKRASAKSINVIIPYYGYARQDRKSNPREPITSKLVANLLTKSGATRIIAMDLHADQIQGFFDIPVDHMQALPLMVRYFMKKGLYGDDVVVVSPDIGGVKRARKLAEWLDCKIAIIDKRRPKPNMSEVMNLIGEVQGKTAIFIDDMIDTAGTITNGAAAIIERGAKEAYACCTHAVFSDPAIERLAVAPLKEVIITDSIALPERKKLDKITVLSVDEIFAEAIRRIVNNQSVSELFERKLIMEN
- the glmU gene encoding bifunctional UDP-N-acetylglucosamine diphosphorylase/glucosamine-1-phosphate N-acetyltransferase GlmU, which encodes MKLKTLILAAGKGTRMKSDMPKVIHKVNGIPMITKIIDTLSGLNPEENILILGHKKEEVLKVVGENCDYVLQTEQLGTGHAVIQAKEKLEGYDGDVMILCGDTPLLRESTLKSLYEYHKESGAVTTILTSIYENPFGYGRIVKEDGLVKAIVEEKEASEEIKKIKEVNAGVYCFNSKELFKALDKIDNNNEKGEYYLTDVIGIQVSENKKVQSFILEDKMEILGVNSKVELAQAGKVLRDRKNRELMEEGVILIDPETTYVEESVKVGRDTVLYPGVVLQGKTVIGENCEIIGNSRIIDSVLGNNIRVESSVIEESILEDGVTMGPFAHIRPKSLLKEKVHIGNFVEVKKSTLEKGVKAGHLTYLGDAQVGENTNIGAGTITCNYDGVNKFKTVIGKDAFIGSDSMLVAPVNIGEKALIGAGSVITKDVPSNSLAVSRSKQIIKTDWRK
- a CDS encoding DnaJ domain-containing protein, which translates into the protein MIYSISLTFILILFFVIGISFGFNRAIGMIPVLFIIFLLVAFLGWFAVNFFWLILLIIFINYLRNRNQPKRTRRTYYYRYDGTNANNFEDFFRQAGGSYNGQSQGGYENNPFGYAEDKSRYYEILGVSKTAGKDEIKRAYRELVKQHHPDKFSNASDSEKEYHENKLKEINEAYEKLLKDFS
- a CDS encoding tetratricopeptide repeat protein, which produces MEKNILKTEIFNQLDIEKLLKREEEIRILLLGNPNDLNLLRELAIILYHKRDYSKAIKVYKKVIEYKNDKAEGFAFLGHLFYENEEYLKAIKAFEKSLDIDPDVAFVHFLLGNAYSRVGRIMEAITSYDFAIFLDFDIYKAHIDFAEKYEKMGLLERALREYIVAYEIDPRDKKIGEKINTIKKSLEKKVI
- a CDS encoding MipA/OmpV family protein, which translates into the protein MKRKITILGALFVIAQSIMAGSIGVGYGVTTPIYHNDKNDYILPIVDVEYDKFFIKGGSTYGLSLGYRILEEDNYVLSLYGMPFGGYEVKNSDMKYGYKGIEDRDTHLMGGIELTYYPNIYNLQTKVAAEYGEEGGHFNFSISRPYHITSNLTVVPAINYVFYDSNFVDYYFGVNPNEVGKPSGEKIINTFNGKSAHRIGVGILGNYRVNDNISIMGFTGVTKLSGEISNSPIVENDVIYILGTGLIYTF